A genome region from Arachis duranensis cultivar V14167 chromosome 6, aradu.V14167.gnm2.J7QH, whole genome shotgun sequence includes the following:
- the LOC110272335 gene encoding 4-coumarate--CoA ligase 2-like produces MLMYIFFLASFIDALAPAKLEGILMSHPSIEDAAVVLQKDDVAGEVPVAFVVRSSNDPITEDAVKDFIAKQVVFYKRLYKVIFIDAIPKSSIGKILRKELKSGTYYGAPVYDGYGYALPPPHDPSIYAAAYAAYPI; encoded by the exons ATgcttatgtatattttttttctagcaTCTTTTATTGATGCATTGGCTCCGGCAAAACTTGAAGGAATTCTCATGAGCCACCCTTCCATTGAAGATGCAGCTGTTGTTCT GCAAAAAGATGATGTAGCTGGTGAAGTTCCAGTTGCTTTTGTGGTGAGGTCATCAAATGATCCTATTACTGAAGATGCTGTCAAGGACTTTATAGCTAAACAG GTAGTATTTTACAAGAGGCTATATAAAGTAATTTTCATTGACGCAATTCCAAAATCTTCAATTGGCAAGATATTAAGAAAAGAACTCAAG AGTGGCACTTATTACGGAGCCCCTGTTTATGATGGTTATGGATATGCATTGCCTCCTCCTCATGATCCAAGCATATATGCTGCTGCCTACGCTGCTTACCCTATCTGA